In Roseibium algicola, the DNA window CACTCACTTCATCCTGACTGTCTTTTGTGGGCCTTATGTATCGGGAACTGCAGTTGCCGCCGATGATGCCGCGGCGCTCGACTGGGTCGGCCTGGAAGATCTCGACGGGCTGTTGACCACACCCGGTACGCCGGACCGCATTCGGCGGCACCTGGCTATCCCTTCAGCCAAGCAACCAGACCTCTAATCTTTGGATCAACTTGCCATAGTGCTTGCGGTGCGGCGCCGGGTTCAGCATGATCCGCCCATGATCAAACGCCGCATGCACGTTTTCCTGTCCCGGACTGCTGTTGTTCTGGCCCTTGCGGCCATGTGCCCGGTGCAGGTTGTATCGGCGCAGGAAACCGCGATCGACGCGCCCCCTTACGAACAGCAACTCATGCGTCTGTCGGAGATATTCGGAGCGCTGCATTTCCTGCGACCGCTGTGCAAGGAAAGCGATAACCCGAGCTGGCGTGACCGCATGGAAGATTTCCTGGACGCTGAAACGCTGGACGAGAATCGCCGCCGAAGGTTCATTGAGCGGTTTAACCAGGGTTATCGTGGTTTCTCAGTTGCTTACCGAGAGTGCACAGAGGCTGCCCGTCTCGCAATGGGACAGTACTTGAGCGAAGGCGAGGTCATCATCAGCGACGTCACCAGTCGCTATGGTCGGTAATTTTCGCAGAAATCTTCAAATCGTTACGAGTTGGTTAACCTTTTGAATCAAATTTGTGGGTGGCCGTTAAGTTTGCGTTCACGGTTACTTATCAGCGCGGTTCGCCGTGCTAGGATCATTACTCAAGATTCGGGGCAGGAACACGCGGGAGTTGTCCCTCTTGCGTTCGGGAAGGACCGGTAAGGAAGCGAATGATAAACGACGATTACGCCGACGCGGCAATGGAAGCCGAATTTGCTGAAGACGAAGACATCAGACGTGCTGCACTCGGCTTCATTTCCGACGCCTGGGCCGAAGCCATCGCCAATGGTGTAGATGCGGACGCCGTCGCTCACGCGGCGATGTTCACTGCACTTGCGGATCTGGTTGCTGCCTATGGTGAAGATGCCGTGGCCAAATTGGCTGAAGGCCTGCCGGATCGTATCCTGCAGGGCGACTACACCGTGAACCGCGTACTTCAGTAAAACGCACGCTCACGACACGCATTCTGAAGAGGCCGGTTGCCCGGCCTTTTTGATTCAGGTGTATTTACGCCAGGCCCGTGCTACGTGATCAGCCCAACGCCTGCCGCTTCGAGCGCCAGCTTGAGATAGATCAGCGCGCCGAACACGACCAGCAGAAATCCGGCAATATGGTTGGCACGATCCAGCCAGAGATCGTCGATGCGCGACTTGAAGTGTGAAACGGACGCCGAGACCAGCACCCACCAGGTGGTCGCCCCTGCCGTAACCCCGGCAACCATCACCAATGCGCCGAAATGATCCCCCGTTTGGGGGCGATAGTCTCCGAGACCGCCAAATATCGCCACGAAGGCAAGCACTGCACCCGGATTGGTGATCGCCATGAAAAAGGCTGCGGTGGCATCGGCCAAAAATCCATGTTCTCTCGGATTGCCGTTCCTGGTCAGATGCGGATGGGTGTTCCAGATCTTGATGCCGAAAATGATCAGCAGAGCTCCGCCGACGATCTCGATGAGGTCGAACTGGCCTTCAATGAAATTGGTGACAGCGGAGATGCCGAAAATCGCAGCAGCCGCAAAGATGGTGTCGGCAACGACAGCCCCCAGCCCCACGAAGACACCCTGTCGAAACCCGCCATGCACGGCGTGTTGAATGGCCATGATGTTTACAGGACCAACCGGGGCTGTTGTGATAATGCCAACAAAAAACCCGATCAGTGCATATTCGAAAAACGACACGGCCGGTCCTTTTCTAGACCCTTGATATTACCTTTAAAGCGAACGGACCTCTCGATAGCGGCCCCGCGGCGTCGTGACAAGACAAGAGGAAATTCCAGTCCCGATGTTTTCAGTCTCGCATGAATTGTTTAAGGAAAGGCGCGGGGCGATGCCTGCTTGTGCCAGTGTTATACGACGGGGACCGGCAGGTGCGGATAAACGAGGAACTTTCATGAGTCGGATTTATCAGGCTGCGGTTATTGCCGCCGGTCTTCTGGCGGGCACAGCGCTCGCAGCCCCGGGTTTCGCCAAGACTGTCCAGGTGGAAACAATTCCGGTTGCGCCGTCCGAGCCTGAAAATGCACCTGCAATTCCGGCGGAAGACCTGGCAGCGCCCGAAGCTGGAGAGCCGGCAGCCGTAGAAGGTTCCAAAGCACCTACGCCGGCCAGCGCCGAGTTGCCTCAGGTGCTCTACAGCACGTCCTATCTGCCGAAACCTGTGCAGCGCATGCAGGCCCAGCTGAAGGAAGCAGCGCTTTCGGGCAACATGGAACGGCTGCGCATGGTGTTCGAGAGCAACGAACTGCCGCCTACGGTCTCGTTCGGGCAAATCGACGACCCGATAGACTTTCTGAAGGAAATCTCCGGTGACGGCGAAGGCTTCGAGATCCTGGCCATTCTCGCCGACATCATGGATGCAGGGTTCCTGCATGTGGATGCAGGCACACCTCAGGAAATGTATCTCTGGCCGTATTTTGCCCGTTACCCCCTTCACGATCTGACACCCGATCAGAAAGTGGAGTTGTTCCGGATCGTTACCGCAGGCGACTTTGCTGAAATGCAGGATTTCGGCGCCTGGACGTTTTATCGCGTCGGCATCGGTCCTGACGGCACGCTTCATTACTTCGTGGCCGGTGACTGACAATAGCCCCCCTCAGAACGCAAACCGCCAGATAAATCGGGCGCCTGTACCGATGGGGCTATTGCAGCAAAACAAAAAATCGTGACAATCAATACGAGCGCAAGAAGTTCATTACGCGAAAAGCACGTACTTGCGCCCCGCCTTCCAACTCCCGCCATCTGCGGCGCATGCGAGTGACCAATATGATTGTAAGATTTTTCTCTGCTGCCTTTCTGATTTCGCTTCTGGCCCTGGGCGGCTGCCAATCCAGCAACCAGTCCGGCGACGGCCTGGAGAACGGTAGCGCAGCGCCTCCGATCGGCGGCTTGAGTTCAGTGGACCAGGGCCCGGATGGCGACCCGGACGCTTGCGCAGGCGAAATGTCCGAAGGCACTTCGATGACACCGGGCTGCTAAGCGCCCGGAACCTGATCAAAACCTGCTTTCCGGAACGGCCGCAGCAAACAGCGCAACCGCTCCGGAAAGCTTCCGAGCTGCTTCGCCGGTGGTTGACCTTGACTGGTTTCAAAAAATCGCCGGACCTCACTGTCCGGCAGGGGTGGTCCAGCCTGCTTCCTTAAGTCCTGCCGTAAGGGAAGAAACTATCTGCTCGCTCGCCTGATGGGAGCGCAGGAAGGTACCAGGGTCACGGCCCAGGCCGGGAGAAACTTCCGCCATCTTTTCCAGCGCAGCACGAGCTGCTGCCTTGTTGCCGAGCTTCGATTGGGCAATTGCGACGAGACACCAGCTCACCCCGGATCCATCCAGGACGCCCTTCTTCGCGGCTGTCAGCATCTCGGCGTAGCGGCCATTCAGCAGATGATTGATGGCAATCAGATGGAAATACCAGCCCGGCGCGTTCCGCGTGCGCTCGATCGCCTTTTCCAGATAGGGAATGCCTTCCTCGAACTTTCCCACCACAGCCAGTCGCCAACCCAGCTGTGCCAGGGTGTCCGGATCGTTGGGATTGAGATCGAGCGCCTTCTTGGCGAGCCTTTCCCCTTCCTCGATATTTCCCATGTAATGATTGATCGAGGAAAGCGCCTTGAGTGCGAGAATGTTGTTGCCATCAAGGCTCAGGGCATGTGACGCGGCGTCCAGGGCACTGTCGAAGGCAAGTTCCTTGTCTCCCTCTGCAGCCAGACCGAAGCGCGCGGAATCCAGATAGAGCCAGCCCAGCATGGCCCAGGCTTCTACATAATCCGGATCCCGCTTGACCGCGCGGTTCAGGCACTCCTGAACCTTCGCATGCAGTTGCCTGGAAAAGTTCCTTCGGTAAACGTAGCCCCGCAGCACGCACTCGAAACTGTCGTTGCTCGGTTCACCTCCGGCGGGCAGGTTGCTCGCAAGTTCCGACTTGATGACGCCGTAGGGCTGACCGGCGACCGTCGCAATTTCCGAAGCGATGCTTTTCTCGATTTCCAGCAAGGTTGTTCGACTGCGCTTGCGATCGTAGCTGCCAGACCAGAGCACCCGCTTGCTGGGGCTGTGCACCAGCTTCGCACCGACACGGACGATCTCGCCTTCCGAGGCGACAGACCCGGAAATCAGGAAGGCGACGTTTTCCTGCCGGCCGATTTCAACCGGGTCAAAGGTTTCGCCAACCTTTCTGCCGGATGGAGGCCAAAAGATCCGGAAGTCCGGAAACCGGCTCAATGCAGTCATGATCTGCTCGGCAATACCCGCCGCCAGGATCTGTTGTTCCGGATCCGTCGACGTCACACTGAATGGAAGAACCATCACGGAAGGTTGGGAGGCCTCGAGCCGCACCTGTTGTGCCGGCTGAAAGAGCATCACGACTGCTGCCCCCAGCACAAGAAGCGCGAACAGGACCGCTCCCCCGGCAACCAACCAGGGCAACCTGGATGAGGTTCGCACAGATCTTGGTGACGCATTGACCTCTTCGGGCACATGAGAACCTGCCGTCTCATCGTTGCCGGTAGTCGAGCCGTCCCGTGCAGTCACACTGGCCAGATTGTCATGAAACTTCGGCGCATACTGGCCTTTGGGAATGGAAATGCGGATCGGATTCCGCGCGCCTTCTGCAATGTAGTAACTGTCCAGATCATGCCGCAGGCGGCGGGCCTCCAGACGAACGATCGGGTCTGATTGCGGGTCAAAGTTCTCATCACGACCGAAGACGGCCAATCCGATAGCGTAGCCCTTCAGCGTGTCCGCGCGCCCGGCCAACGCCTCCTCTATCAGGAACGTCAGCATGGCGCGGCGCTTGGGCGTTGCGTGAAAATGATCGCTTTGCAGGACACGGGATAGTTCCTCCCGAACGCGGGCCGGGCAATCGAACTCCTCCACATCTCCCGCTGCAACTATTTGTTGCCTGCCAGTCCGCATCTTTCCCCCTGAAAGGGCCGGAAAATAACTTTAACCGAACGATAGTCCAATGCCATGAGCTTTGTCATCTTTAACAAGTGACTTAACGCAAAAAGACGAACAACAGATTGCATAAGACTCCTGTTCGTACCTGTTCATACCTTGTAAGTGGCTTGAATCCCGTAGGTAATCTTGGTGGAATTTTCCTGGAGCCATCGACAACGGGGCAATGCCGTCATGCCGACAGCAGCTCTCATCACGCGTCGTTTCAACGTGGACGAACTTGCTGTCCGCCGCCTCTGCAACTCTCATCCTGCCTTCTTGTCACTGTGCGAGGACTACGCAACCGCATGTTGCGCCCTCGAACGCTGGCGGAACGATGAAGCAAAGGCTGCCGACTATCGCTCCGTGATTGAAGAACTTGAACGGGAAATATCAAGCTTCCTGACCGGAAGCGCACCTATCGACGGGCCGTCATCGGCCTACTCCACGAATGGTCCAAAAAGGAGCCATTAGGTATGTTGACCAGAATAGTAACCGGACTGGCGGTCGCAGGCATGGCCTGCACAGCGCTGTCAGGTGTCGCCTTCGCGCTAGACGCAAAGAAGCCCAACATCCTCTTCATTGTGTCGGACGACACCGGCTACGGCGACACTGGCCCGTATCTGGGCGGTGAAGCCCGCGGCATGCCGACGCCGAACATCGACAAGCTGGCTGACGACGGCATGATGTTCACGCATTTCTACGCCCAGCCCAGCTGCACGCCGGGACGTGCCGCCATGCAGACAGGCCGTATTCCCAACCGGTCCGGCATGACGACGGTGGCCTTCCAGGGCCAGGGTGGCGGCCTTCCCGCTGCCGAGTGGACATTGGCGTCGGTTCTGAAAACCGGTGGCTACGACACCTATTTCACCGGCAAATGGCACCTTGGTGAAGCGGACTACGCGCTGCCAAATGCCCAGGGCTATGACGTGATGAAATACGTCGGTCTTTACCACCTCAACGCCTACACCTATGCCGATCCGACCTGGTTCCCGGACATGCCGAAGGACCTGCGCGAGATGTTCGCGAAGGTCACAAAGGGGTCGCTCTCCGGCAAGGCCGGTGAAAAGCCGACAGAGGACTTCAAGATCAACGGCCAATACGTCGATACGCCGGACAAGGGTGTGGTCGGTATTCCCTATTTCGATGGCTACGTCGAAAAGGCGGGGCTCGAGTTTCTGGAAGAAGCCGCCAAGAAACCGGACACGCCGTTCTTCATCAACGTCAACTTCATGAAGGTGCACCAGCCGAACATGCCGGCGCCGGAGTTTGAAGGAAAATCGATCTCCAAGACCAAATATGCAGACTCCGTCGTCGAACTGGACAGCCGCATCGGCAATCTGGTCAATAAACTCGACGAGCTCGGTCTGTCCGACAATACGATTGTCTTCTGGACCACGGACAACGGCGCCTGGCAGGACGTTTATCCGGACGCCGGTTACACGCCGTTCCGCGGCACCAAAGGCACCGTGCGTGAAGGCGGCAACCGCGTTCCGGCAATCGTCCGCTGGCCCGGCCACGTCAAACCGGACACGAAAAGTGCCGCTGTTGTCGGCGGTCTCGACCTGATGGCCACTTTCGCTTCTGCCGCCGGCATTACGCTGCCGACCGAAGACCGCGAAGGCCAGCCGATCATGTTCGACAGCTACGACATGACACCTGTGTGGGAAGGTTCCGGAGACTCCGGCCGTAAAGCGTGGTTCTATTTCACCGAGAACGAGCTTTCCCCAGGGGCAGCGCGTGTCGGCAACTACAAGGCCGTTTTCAACCTGCGCGGCGACGATGGCGCAACCACCGGCGGCTTGGCAGTCGACAGCAACCTTGGCTGGAAGGGTCCCGACAGCTATGTTGCTACTGTTCCGCAGGTGTTCAACCTGCTGGACGATCCGCAGGAGCGCTATGACATGTTCATGAACAACTTCACCGAACGCACCTGGTATTTGCCGGTGATCAACAACGAGGTGACGGAACTCATGAAGTCCTACGTCAAATATCCGCCGCGCAAGCTGCAGTCGGAAACCTATACAGGCCCGATCACGCTCAGCCAGTATCAGCGGTTCAAATATGTTCAGGAGGCTCTTGCCAAGGACGGTTTCTCGATCGGCCTGCCGACCGGCAACTGATCTTCGAAGTAAATGAGCGTCCGCCCCGGCGACGTCCGGGGCGGACATAGCGTTGAACAACACGAATTTGGAAGGTTGCAGCTATGAAGGTCAAATTCCTC includes these proteins:
- a CDS encoding TIGR02301 family protein is translated as MIKRRMHVFLSRTAVVLALAAMCPVQVVSAQETAIDAPPYEQQLMRLSEIFGALHFLRPLCKESDNPSWRDRMEDFLDAETLDENRRRRFIERFNQGYRGFSVAYRECTEAARLAMGQYLSEGEVIISDVTSRYGR
- a CDS encoding LysE family translocator, which produces MAIQHAVHGGFRQGVFVGLGAVVADTIFAAAAIFGISAVTNFIEGQFDLIEIVGGALLIIFGIKIWNTHPHLTRNGNPREHGFLADATAAFFMAITNPGAVLAFVAIFGGLGDYRPQTGDHFGALVMVAGVTAGATTWWVLVSASVSHFKSRIDDLWLDRANHIAGFLLVVFGALIYLKLALEAAGVGLIT
- a CDS encoding tetratricopeptide repeat protein, producing MRTGRQQIVAAGDVEEFDCPARVREELSRVLQSDHFHATPKRRAMLTFLIEEALAGRADTLKGYAIGLAVFGRDENFDPQSDPIVRLEARRLRHDLDSYYIAEGARNPIRISIPKGQYAPKFHDNLASVTARDGSTTGNDETAGSHVPEEVNASPRSVRTSSRLPWLVAGGAVLFALLVLGAAVVMLFQPAQQVRLEASQPSVMVLPFSVTSTDPEQQILAAGIAEQIMTALSRFPDFRIFWPPSGRKVGETFDPVEIGRQENVAFLISGSVASEGEIVRVGAKLVHSPSKRVLWSGSYDRKRSRTTLLEIEKSIASEIATVAGQPYGVIKSELASNLPAGGEPSNDSFECVLRGYVYRRNFSRQLHAKVQECLNRAVKRDPDYVEAWAMLGWLYLDSARFGLAAEGDKELAFDSALDAASHALSLDGNNILALKALSSINHYMGNIEEGERLAKKALDLNPNDPDTLAQLGWRLAVVGKFEEGIPYLEKAIERTRNAPGWYFHLIAINHLLNGRYAEMLTAAKKGVLDGSGVSWCLVAIAQSKLGNKAAARAALEKMAEVSPGLGRDPGTFLRSHQASEQIVSSLTAGLKEAGWTTPAGQ
- a CDS encoding arylsulfatase, which translates into the protein MLTRIVTGLAVAGMACTALSGVAFALDAKKPNILFIVSDDTGYGDTGPYLGGEARGMPTPNIDKLADDGMMFTHFYAQPSCTPGRAAMQTGRIPNRSGMTTVAFQGQGGGLPAAEWTLASVLKTGGYDTYFTGKWHLGEADYALPNAQGYDVMKYVGLYHLNAYTYADPTWFPDMPKDLREMFAKVTKGSLSGKAGEKPTEDFKINGQYVDTPDKGVVGIPYFDGYVEKAGLEFLEEAAKKPDTPFFINVNFMKVHQPNMPAPEFEGKSISKTKYADSVVELDSRIGNLVNKLDELGLSDNTIVFWTTDNGAWQDVYPDAGYTPFRGTKGTVREGGNRVPAIVRWPGHVKPDTKSAAVVGGLDLMATFASAAGITLPTEDREGQPIMFDSYDMTPVWEGSGDSGRKAWFYFTENELSPGAARVGNYKAVFNLRGDDGATTGGLAVDSNLGWKGPDSYVATVPQVFNLLDDPQERYDMFMNNFTERTWYLPVINNEVTELMKSYVKYPPRKLQSETYTGPITLSQYQRFKYVQEALAKDGFSIGLPTGN